The following proteins are encoded in a genomic region of Prochlorococcus marinus XMU1408:
- the dapF gene encoding diaminopimelate epimerase — MKNNFSKYQGIGNDFIIFDARGNKIDNLFSENKDNLIEHLCNRNFGIGADGIILILESNNNCFARMRIFNSDGSEPEMCGNGIRCLISFLNDNNEITDKSEIRIETKAGKILTSIDANENIKVNMGEPILSPEDIPTKLLKNNLKVPNGRITINDQILNVYAASMGNPHMVIFVNKIEDIPFQEYGRYLEKHNTFPNDTNVHFVELIDKANIKVKVWERGCGPTLACGTGACACLVVASMIGKTLNNANVYLPGGKLVIEWPNQSGPVFMQGPAIKVFSGVIDI; from the coding sequence ATGAAAAATAATTTCTCAAAATATCAAGGAATAGGTAATGATTTTATTATCTTTGATGCTCGTGGTAATAAGATAGATAATTTATTTTCTGAAAATAAAGATAACTTAATTGAACATCTATGCAATAGAAATTTTGGCATCGGAGCTGATGGGATTATTCTTATATTAGAATCCAATAATAATTGTTTTGCGAGAATGAGGATATTTAATTCTGATGGTTCTGAACCAGAAATGTGTGGCAACGGTATAAGATGCTTGATTTCTTTTTTAAATGATAATAATGAAATTACAGATAAGTCTGAGATTCGAATTGAAACTAAAGCAGGTAAGATTCTTACCTCTATTGATGCTAATGAAAATATCAAAGTTAATATGGGCGAACCTATCCTATCTCCTGAAGATATACCTACTAAATTGTTAAAGAATAATTTAAAAGTTCCTAATGGAAGGATTACAATAAATGATCAAATATTGAATGTTTATGCTGCTAGTATGGGGAATCCTCATATGGTCATATTTGTTAATAAAATTGAAGATATACCGTTTCAAGAGTATGGCAGATACCTTGAAAAACATAATACATTTCCCAATGATACAAATGTACATTTTGTTGAATTAATTGATAAAGCAAATATTAAAGTTAAGGTATGGGAAAGAGGTTGCGGGCCAACATTAGCTTGTGGTACAGGAGCTTGCGCATGCCTAGTCGTAGCATCCATGATTGGTAAAACTTTAAATAACGCTAACGTTTATTTACCAGGTGGCAAATTAGTAATTGAATGGCCAAATCAATCAGGCCCAGTTTTTATGCAGGGACCTGCAATAAAAGTATTTAGTGGAGTTATAGATATTTAA
- a CDS encoding D-alanyl-D-alanine carboxypeptidase has product MFKKLYLYIGLIILSTNIVNGNLFRLYSYIRQKVNINTISPEKYNICELLQNKLEDYTYNFNSNISISILDDSGDFIADINGQIPRIPASNQKILSSAFSLDILGPYYTLKTSIKEINDGSLYIDASGDPDFDKSHLEELISDLNNTNYNLRLKTPIVVKKSNPKNWWPSSWSYADRNEEYGAPITKYSIASNSSVNSLNNPIDNFIYELENALRKKNLSKKYFVKSVNENYPIDYISTIKVINSAPLYILLNLVNSESHNFTAEVIFRHSISDWSHDFPNLKYNNWIKEQNFNSDNFIFSDASGLSRKNRVTTYGLSQFLRRMKLNRYSDYYFSSFSILGVRGSLANVKAPVNLKGRILAKSGRLNNVRSVSGVILGEGKFFSIIVNNMDNSTKHIINILSIVDNTDNCN; this is encoded by the coding sequence ATGTTCAAAAAATTATATCTATATATTGGTTTAATTATATTATCAACAAATATCGTTAATGGTAATTTATTCAGATTATATTCATACATAAGACAAAAAGTTAATATTAATACTATAAGTCCCGAAAAGTATAATATATGTGAGCTATTACAAAATAAACTTGAGGATTATACTTATAACTTTAATTCAAATATTAGCATTAGTATTTTAGATGATTCTGGTGACTTTATTGCAGATATTAATGGCCAAATACCTAGGATTCCTGCCTCTAATCAGAAGATACTTTCTAGTGCTTTCTCTTTAGATATTCTAGGACCTTATTATACTCTTAAAACATCTATTAAAGAGATAAATGATGGTAGCTTATATATAGATGCATCAGGTGATCCTGATTTTGATAAAAGTCATTTAGAGGAGTTAATTAGTGATCTTAATAATACTAATTATAATTTACGTTTGAAAACGCCAATAGTCGTTAAAAAAAGCAATCCAAAAAATTGGTGGCCTTCAAGCTGGTCGTATGCCGATAGAAATGAAGAATATGGTGCACCTATTACTAAATATTCAATAGCTAGTAATTCAAGTGTTAATTCTTTAAATAATCCAATTGATAATTTTATTTATGAGCTAGAGAATGCTCTAAGAAAAAAGAATTTATCAAAAAAATATTTTGTAAAATCAGTTAACGAAAACTATCCTATTGATTATATTTCGACAATTAAAGTTATAAATTCTGCTCCTTTATATATTTTACTAAACCTTGTTAATTCTGAGAGCCACAATTTTACTGCTGAAGTTATTTTCAGACATTCTATAAGTGATTGGTCTCATGACTTCCCTAATTTAAAATACAATAATTGGATAAAAGAACAAAACTTTAATTCTGACAATTTTATTTTCTCAGATGCTAGTGGCTTATCGAGAAAGAATAGAGTAACAACTTATGGTTTATCTCAGTTTTTGAGAAGAATGAAACTTAATAGATATTCTGACTATTATTTCTCATCATTTTCTATATTAGGTGTTAGGGGCTCGTTAGCTAATGTAAAAGCTCCAGTAAACCTTAAGGGTAGAATTTTGGCTAAATCCGGGAGACTTAATAATGTTAGATCGGTTTCTGGTGTTATTTTAGGAGAAGGCAAATTTTTTAGTATTATAGTTAACAATATGGATAATTCGACAAAACATATAATAAATATATTATCAATAGTAGATAATACTGATAATTGTAATTAA
- the coaD gene encoding pantetheine-phosphate adenylyltransferase: MKALYPGSFDPLTFGHLDLIQRGSDLFGEVLIAVLENPSKKATFSCERRIEQIKNATRDIPGCRTIAFKGLTVDCAREHNADLILRGLRAMSDFEYELQVAHTNRSLNNQYETIFLATETHHSFLSSSVVKEVARFGGEIRHMVPEFIAKDLMALNTN, translated from the coding sequence ATGAAGGCACTTTATCCTGGTAGCTTCGACCCTTTAACGTTTGGACACCTTGATCTAATTCAAAGAGGAAGTGATTTATTTGGAGAAGTTCTCATTGCGGTATTAGAAAATCCTTCGAAAAAGGCAACTTTCTCCTGCGAGAGAAGAATAGAGCAGATTAAAAATGCTACCAGAGATATACCAGGTTGTAGAACAATAGCTTTTAAAGGTCTAACTGTGGATTGTGCTCGTGAACATAATGCAGATCTAATTTTAAGAGGTTTAAGAGCTATGAGTGATTTTGAATATGAACTACAGGTTGCTCATACAAATAGGTCTTTAAATAATCAATACGAAACAATTTTTCTCGCGACAGAAACACATCATAGTTTTTTAAGTAGTTCTGTAGTTAAAGAAGTCGCAAGATTTGGTGGAGAGATTCGTCATATGGTTCCTGAGTTTATAGCCAAAGATCTAATGGCACTAAATACTAATTAA
- a CDS encoding glucose-6-phosphate isomerase: protein MTITDILQMNNKDKWIRYCDLLFSDDSLGFWLDISRMDVEKSDFEKFRDIYSKAFDSIENLENGSIANMDEGRQVGHYWLRNPQIAPSEKISDSISKEINDISKFGASILNGEITNSDGKKYTDVFWIGIGGSGLGPLLIKESFKKESIGLNLHFLDNVDPEGISHKLNSILPNIESTLFVIVSKSGGTPEPLIGMEQAMKFVSDNNQNWSSRAIAITSKGSKLDQLAVIEKWLNIFDLPDWVGGRTSITGAVGLLPAVLIGADINKFLDGASKMDGLTRVKDIKNNPAALLSLAWFKSGNGKGLRDMVVLPYRDRLEVFSRYLQQLVMESLGKKLDRDENQVNQGIAVYGNKGSTDQHAYVQQLRDGIDNFFVNFIEILRDPAEIVEVKNKRPGDYLSGFLQGTRSALTEGGRQNLTITFKSFDESSLGALIALFERAVSLYAELINVNAYNQPGVEAGKKAATNIINLQKDIEKLLDDKKERTLREIDEALSTDSTESIYLILRKLSENSEHYFMNGNQSNPDELTISKC from the coding sequence AATGGATAAGGTACTGCGACCTTTTATTTAGCGATGATTCATTAGGTTTTTGGCTAGATATAAGCAGAATGGATGTTGAGAAGAGCGATTTTGAAAAATTTAGGGACATTTATTCCAAAGCTTTTGATTCTATAGAAAATCTAGAGAATGGTTCGATTGCAAATATGGATGAAGGTAGACAAGTTGGTCATTACTGGCTTAGAAATCCGCAAATCGCTCCAAGTGAGAAAATTTCAGATTCTATTTCCAAAGAAATTAATGACATATCAAAGTTTGGTGCATCAATATTAAATGGAGAAATAACTAACAGCGATGGAAAAAAATATACAGATGTTTTTTGGATAGGTATAGGTGGTAGCGGTTTAGGTCCCTTACTTATTAAAGAGTCATTTAAAAAAGAGTCAATCGGATTGAATCTACATTTTCTAGACAATGTAGATCCTGAAGGTATTTCCCATAAATTAAATTCTATTCTTCCCAATATTGAATCAACTTTGTTTGTAATTGTCAGTAAATCTGGTGGAACTCCAGAACCATTAATTGGAATGGAGCAAGCTATGAAGTTTGTTTCTGATAATAACCAAAACTGGTCATCTAGAGCTATTGCAATTACATCAAAGGGGAGCAAATTAGATCAACTAGCAGTTATTGAAAAATGGTTAAATATTTTTGATTTACCCGATTGGGTTGGTGGAAGGACAAGTATTACTGGTGCTGTGGGTTTATTACCTGCAGTCTTGATTGGTGCTGACATAAATAAGTTTTTAGATGGAGCATCTAAAATGGATGGACTGACAAGAGTAAAAGACATTAAAAATAATCCAGCTGCACTTTTATCCTTAGCTTGGTTCAAATCGGGAAACGGAAAAGGGCTAAGAGATATGGTTGTACTCCCTTATAGAGACAGATTAGAAGTTTTTAGTAGATATCTTCAGCAACTTGTGATGGAATCTTTAGGCAAGAAGTTAGATAGAGATGAAAATCAAGTTAATCAGGGTATCGCAGTTTATGGAAATAAAGGTTCTACGGATCAGCATGCATATGTTCAGCAATTAAGAGATGGCATAGATAATTTCTTTGTTAATTTCATTGAGATTCTTCGCGATCCAGCTGAGATAGTTGAAGTGAAAAATAAAAGACCAGGTGATTATTTGTCCGGATTTCTACAAGGAACGCGTTCCGCTTTGACTGAGGGTGGCAGACAGAATTTGACAATTACATTTAAATCATTTGATGAATCAAGTCTTGGCGCTTTAATTGCATTATTTGAGCGAGCAGTAAGTCTTTATGCTGAATTGATTAATGTGAATGCCTATAATCAACCTGGAGTTGAAGCTGGGAAAAAGGCTGCTACAAATATAATTAATCTTCAGAAAGACATTGAGAAACTTTTGGATGATAAAAAAGAAAGAACTTTACGTGAGATCGATGAGGCTTTGTCTACTGATTCAACTGAGTCGATTTATTTAATTCTTAGGAAGCTTTCAGAAAATTCCGAACATTATTTTATGAATGGTAATCAATCAAATCCAGATGAACTAACTATATCAAAATGTTGA
- a CDS encoding DUF1995 family protein has protein sequence MNNKLPSDLREAESNVYESIQSYFLSNSEQSFLSINLKFEGLRINPIIFRLSNKLTEIKLDNILLWADAGGAALAKRDNPNLTNKIFTFKEFINSTDSLNSVLLVCSPQPYDIETFEQVCSHTNSSVIMINGKLEDPIVGIGSVGREMRKRFAKKWQVLYFIQPLSMGALLKRYPYNWELFKLNANGYSFVKSFDKRPDDETIILNL, from the coding sequence ATGAATAATAAACTACCCTCAGATCTTAGAGAAGCAGAATCAAATGTATATGAATCAATTCAAAGTTATTTTTTAAGTAATTCTGAGCAATCATTTCTTTCTATCAATCTTAAATTTGAGGGATTAAGAATCAATCCAATAATTTTTCGTTTATCTAATAAACTAACTGAAATTAAATTAGATAATATTTTATTGTGGGCTGATGCTGGTGGAGCGGCTCTCGCTAAAAGAGATAATCCTAACTTGACTAATAAGATTTTTACATTTAAGGAGTTTATTAATTCTACAGATTCTTTGAATTCAGTTTTATTAGTCTGTTCCCCCCAACCATATGATATTGAGACGTTTGAGCAGGTGTGTTCTCATACTAATTCATCCGTTATTATGATTAATGGTAAGTTAGAAGATCCAATAGTAGGAATCGGAAGTGTCGGGAGGGAAATGAGAAAAAGATTTGCCAAAAAATGGCAAGTGCTTTATTTTATTCAACCATTATCTATGGGTGCATTATTAAAAAGATATCCTTATAATTGGGAGCTTTTTAAATTAAACGCTAATGGATATTCTTTTGTTAAATCATTTGATAAACGTCCCGACGACGAAACTATAATTCTAAACTTATAA
- the leuS gene encoding leucine--tRNA ligase, which yields MNNTTSEIIDQRYEPRVVEAYWQKEWENLGLYKTRTDVNKDNTFYALSMFPYPSGSLHMGHVRNYVITDVLARYKRMQGYNVLHPMGWDAFGLPAENAAIERETSPSNWTDKNISQMKDQLDRLGLSIDWSKEVTTCKEDYYKWTQYIFNQLHKNNLAYQKKATVNWDPIDQTVLANEQVDADGKSWRSGAKVEKKELNQWFLRITSFAEDLNKDLIKLKDWPERVKVMQENWIGKSIGAEITFDIKNNPQKVVAFTTRIDTVYGVSYLVLASNHPLIDKLISTKDIDQLKEFRKTQEKLSDLERNSDSRKKLGMYLGVNAVNPANNKEIPIWIGDYVIMEYGTGAVMGVPAHDSRDYQFAKSYNLPINYVIKPNNNEDDSYLNAEYVHKGIMINSDRFNGIESDFAKTQILEFGSNANWAKPKVTYKLRDWLISRQRYWGCPIPIINCKKCGQVRVPDKDLPVTLPIDIKLTGKGKSPLTTKLEWINTCCPKCGNAAKRETDTMDTFMCSSWYFLRYINPSNDEIPFLKSEIDKWLPVKQYVGGIEHAILHLLYSRFLTKALKSCGLINIDEPFKKLLTQGMVQATTFKNPNTNKYFSKEQIKDINDPRDPVTGENIEIIYEKMSKSKYNGVDPSVVIDKYGADTARMFILFKAPPEKDLEWDDSDVEGQYRFIQRLWKFVINTLDLTKSNSRLKIETEKAKDEEALRLINIAIKEITDDLDNLQFNTAISELMKAVNGLNSIVNYCSNETLNEVISILVKITSPFSPHIAEELWKTIGNTQSIHLQMWPNFDPGAIEEDTFKLMIQINGKVRGSIDASKNLSKEKLEAIAIKSDAALKWMNGQEPKRIIVVPNKLVNIVI from the coding sequence TTGAATAATACTACTTCAGAGATTATTGACCAGCGTTACGAGCCTCGTGTTGTAGAAGCTTATTGGCAAAAAGAGTGGGAAAATCTAGGGCTGTATAAAACAAGAACGGATGTAAACAAAGATAATACCTTTTACGCTTTGTCGATGTTCCCATACCCTTCCGGTTCTTTACATATGGGGCACGTGAGGAATTATGTCATTACAGATGTACTGGCTAGATATAAAAGAATGCAAGGTTATAACGTTCTTCATCCGATGGGGTGGGACGCATTCGGATTGCCGGCTGAAAATGCAGCAATAGAAAGAGAGACAAGTCCATCAAACTGGACAGATAAAAATATTTCACAAATGAAAGATCAATTAGATCGACTTGGATTATCCATAGATTGGTCTAAAGAAGTTACTACCTGCAAAGAAGATTATTATAAGTGGACTCAATATATATTTAATCAATTACATAAAAATAATCTAGCCTATCAAAAAAAAGCAACAGTAAATTGGGATCCAATTGATCAAACCGTTCTAGCTAATGAACAAGTAGATGCTGATGGTAAATCATGGAGATCTGGTGCAAAAGTAGAGAAAAAAGAATTAAATCAATGGTTCTTACGAATTACTAGTTTTGCAGAAGATTTAAATAAGGATTTAATTAAACTTAAAGATTGGCCAGAAAGAGTAAAGGTTATGCAAGAAAATTGGATTGGTAAATCAATCGGAGCTGAAATAACATTTGATATAAAAAATAATCCCCAGAAAGTAGTCGCTTTCACCACACGAATCGATACAGTATATGGAGTAAGTTATCTTGTCTTAGCATCAAATCATCCATTAATCGATAAATTAATAAGTACTAAAGATATTGATCAATTAAAGGAATTCAGAAAAACTCAAGAAAAGTTAAGTGATCTAGAACGTAATTCAGATAGTAGAAAAAAACTTGGAATGTATTTAGGAGTAAATGCAGTCAATCCAGCAAATAATAAAGAGATACCTATTTGGATTGGCGATTATGTGATTATGGAATATGGAACTGGAGCTGTCATGGGTGTACCAGCACATGATAGTAGAGATTATCAGTTTGCTAAATCATATAATTTACCAATTAATTATGTAATAAAGCCCAATAATAATGAAGATGATAGCTATTTAAATGCTGAATATGTTCATAAGGGTATCATGATCAATTCAGATAGGTTCAATGGAATTGAGTCTGATTTCGCAAAAACACAAATACTAGAATTTGGTTCAAATGCTAACTGGGCGAAGCCAAAGGTCACATATAAGTTAAGAGATTGGCTTATATCTAGACAACGCTATTGGGGCTGCCCAATTCCCATTATCAATTGTAAGAAGTGTGGACAAGTAAGAGTCCCTGATAAAGATCTTCCTGTTACTCTACCGATAGATATTAAATTAACTGGTAAAGGTAAGTCACCTTTAACTACTAAATTGGAGTGGATAAATACTTGTTGCCCTAAATGTGGAAATGCAGCCAAAAGAGAAACGGATACAATGGATACTTTTATGTGTTCATCCTGGTACTTTTTAAGATATATAAACCCTAGTAATGATGAGATTCCTTTTCTTAAAAGCGAAATAGATAAATGGCTTCCAGTTAAGCAGTATGTCGGAGGTATCGAACATGCAATTTTACATTTACTTTATTCAAGATTTTTAACCAAGGCTTTGAAGAGTTGTGGATTAATCAATATAGATGAACCCTTTAAGAAACTATTAACTCAAGGGATGGTTCAAGCTACTACTTTTAAAAATCCCAATACAAATAAATATTTTTCAAAAGAACAAATTAAAGATATTAATGATCCAAGAGATCCAGTTACTGGAGAAAATATTGAAATCATCTATGAAAAGATGTCTAAGTCAAAATATAATGGTGTAGATCCATCTGTAGTGATAGATAAATATGGAGCTGACACAGCTAGAATGTTTATACTTTTTAAAGCTCCTCCAGAAAAAGATTTAGAATGGGATGACTCAGATGTTGAAGGGCAATATAGATTTATACAAAGACTATGGAAATTTGTAATTAATACTTTAGATCTAACTAAGAGTAATTCAAGATTAAAGATTGAAACAGAAAAGGCTAAAGATGAAGAAGCTTTACGTCTAATTAATATAGCTATTAAAGAAATTACAGATGATCTTGATAATCTTCAATTTAATACAGCAATTTCTGAACTAATGAAAGCTGTTAATGGCCTAAATTCAATAGTTAATTATTGTAGTAATGAAACTCTAAATGAAGTTATTTCTATTTTAGTTAAAATAACTTCCCCATTTTCTCCCCATATAGCAGAGGAATTATGGAAGACAATCGGAAATACTCAAAGTATTCATCTTCAAATGTGGCCAAATTTCGATCCAGGTGCAATTGAAGAAGATACTTTTAAACTTATGATTCAAATTAATGGAAAAGTTAGAGGATCAATAGATGCTAGTAAAAACCTTTCTAAAGAAAAATTAGAGGCTATAGCTATTAAAAGTGATGCAGCTCTAAAATGGATGAATGGACAAGAACCAAAAAGAATAATTGTTGTTCCGAATAAATTAGTGAATATAGTTATTTAA
- a CDS encoding cysteine desulfurase family protein, producing MNNIYLDASATTPPHIDVINKIKDIQFECWGNPSSIHKVGVIAREILERSRLSIANKLKASSDDIFFTSGATESNYLSLKVVSNNLDKGRLVISSVEHPSINLIANQLLNDGWDIKYWPVDRYGIIDLDLLEEMLSPPTKLVSIIWGQSEIGSIQPINLIGLECKKRNILFHTDATQVLPSGLIDWSDLNVDMLSASAHKLQGPKGIGLLMLRKGVRDLLIKNPSYGFKNGSIRSGTESVPLIAGFSTAIDLLNEYIEVNANQTLFPENNVSKMTSLLKRNLVKNKQLTFIGPHKQRLPNNLSFLCHTRSMVPINGREIVRLLSQHGVYISSGSACSSSIQAPNPILVAINVDKPLQQCGLRITIGPWISNDDISSVSNIIYESLQSIELEKQ from the coding sequence ATGAATAATATTTATCTCGATGCATCTGCGACCACACCGCCACATATAGATGTTATCAATAAAATAAAGGATATTCAATTTGAATGCTGGGGGAATCCATCAAGTATCCATAAAGTTGGGGTTATTGCAAGAGAGATTTTGGAAAGATCTAGATTATCAATAGCTAATAAATTAAAAGCTTCATCTGATGATATTTTTTTCACATCTGGTGCAACTGAATCAAATTATCTTTCTCTTAAAGTTGTATCTAATAATCTTGATAAAGGAAGACTTGTTATAAGTAGCGTTGAACACCCTTCTATTAACTTAATAGCCAATCAATTGCTTAATGATGGTTGGGATATTAAATACTGGCCCGTAGATCGTTATGGAATTATTGACTTAGATCTTTTGGAGGAGATGTTATCTCCTCCAACAAAATTGGTTTCGATAATCTGGGGCCAAAGTGAGATTGGGTCCATTCAGCCCATAAATCTCATAGGTTTGGAATGTAAAAAACGAAATATACTTTTTCATACTGATGCTACACAGGTGCTGCCTAGCGGTCTTATTGATTGGAGTGATTTAAATGTTGATATGCTTAGTGCCTCAGCGCATAAACTTCAAGGCCCTAAAGGTATTGGATTATTAATGTTGAGAAAGGGTGTCCGAGATTTATTAATAAAGAATCCTTCATATGGATTTAAGAATGGCTCTATAAGATCTGGTACTGAGTCAGTCCCCCTTATTGCAGGTTTTTCGACAGCAATTGACCTACTAAATGAATATATAGAAGTAAATGCTAATCAAACTTTATTTCCTGAGAATAACGTTTCCAAAATGACTTCTCTTTTAAAAAGAAATCTAGTTAAGAATAAACAACTTACTTTTATTGGTCCTCACAAACAACGACTACCGAATAATCTTTCATTTCTATGTCATACAAGATCAATGGTCCCAATTAATGGTAGAGAAATTGTTCGATTATTGTCACAACATGGTGTTTATATAAGTAGTGGTAGTGCTTGCTCATCATCTATTCAAGCTCCAAATCCCATACTGGTAGCAATTAATGTTGATAAACCACTTCAACAATGTGGATTAAGAATAACTATTGGTCCCTGGATTTCAAATGATGATATTAGCTCAGTTTCAAATATAATATATGAATCATTGCAATCTATAGAACTCGAAAAACAATGA
- a CDS encoding flavin reductase family protein, with protein MTLDQDAKKVLLRKIPHGLFICAVREGDEINGFTASWVTQGSFTPPLVVMAVRADGSSHGIIQRTKMFSLNVLREDQKDLAAVFFKPQKGLGGRFEACKFTYGEFGMPLIEDVIGGVECEVISGVEHGDHTVFVAEVKSAVLNKDGSALNLASTGWNYGG; from the coding sequence ATGACTCTTGATCAGGATGCCAAAAAAGTTCTTTTGCGCAAAATCCCTCATGGATTATTTATATGTGCAGTAAGAGAAGGAGATGAAATAAATGGTTTTACTGCTAGCTGGGTAACACAAGGATCATTTACGCCACCATTAGTTGTAATGGCTGTTCGCGCTGATGGATCTAGTCATGGAATTATTCAAAGAACTAAGATGTTTTCTCTCAATGTTTTGAGAGAAGATCAAAAGGATCTAGCAGCTGTGTTCTTTAAGCCGCAAAAAGGATTAGGTGGACGATTTGAAGCTTGTAAATTCACTTATGGAGAGTTTGGTATGCCCTTAATCGAAGATGTAATTGGTGGAGTTGAATGTGAAGTTATTTCAGGCGTAGAACACGGTGACCATACAGTCTTTGTCGCTGAAGTAAAGAGTGCAGTATTGAATAAAGATGGATCTGCCTTAAATTTAGCGAGTACAGGTTGGAACTATGGCGGCTAA